A stretch of the Lolium perenne isolate Kyuss_39 chromosome 3, Kyuss_2.0, whole genome shotgun sequence genome encodes the following:
- the LOC127344352 gene encoding protein SUPPRESSOR OF GENE SILENCING 3 homolog, with amino-acid sequence MATNRRGGGRLPGNGDFAAMAARGRGGSWIKTPGQAAGRGQRAPVSSSSNASPAIARQAWNRNEGSSCPPWNNSTVPSDRRPTARDNPKPPSQTNSREPERKAVPNYVVTPPLANGWKWRSRPSGPESNKVNVPSSSFDPEIDSSDVEDSSDDDMSDEYDSDASAKSFKTRKMNKWFKSFFEEINSLTVEQVIEPNKQWHCPACKNGPGAIDWFKGLQSLVTHASTKGSRRVKLHRELAALLEDEMSGRGTTMVPSGEQFGKWAGLRGVTDREIVWPPMVIVMNTLLEKDDADKWIGMGNPELLDYFSEYDPTKARHSYGPGGHRGMSVLIFESSAVGYMHAEHLHKHFVSQNTDRDAWQKKMPRFLPGGKRQLYGFLAKKEDMEDFNKHCQGKSRLKYDMRSHNEMVVLQMKQMSEENQQLHLMKNRMVKTEQYKKSVEESFCDLAQKYREIMAEKKVLIDRVGEKHSDHEEEMHSQEKFFFDQIENIQKAMEEKEAEFDELLQVESAKFEKLLQEERAESEKLLQEERAKARQCDVDSGTSENCRLRKEQAQRFIDCHVKDVEDFKAERDELIKAHEKKKAELEKELDAALTALMEKHKPDTFQASNS; translated from the exons ATGGCCACCAATCGCCGCGGCGGCGGCAGGCTTCCTGGCAACGGCGATTTCGCCGCAATGGCTGCTCGTGGAAGAG GGGGTAGTTGGATCAAGACACCAGGGCAAGCAGCTGGTCGGGGACAAAGGGCACCAGTGAGTTCCTCATCAAATGCTTCACCTGCTATAGCACGGCAAGCTTGGAATCGCAATGAAGGTTCTTCATGTCCTCCGTGGAACAACTCTACTGTACCTTCTGATCGTAGGCCTACTGCCAGAGACAATCCCAAGCCACCATCACAAACAAATTCAAGAGAACCAGAAAGGAAAGCAGTACCAAACTATGTTGTGACTCCACCTCTGGCAAATGGTTGGAAGTGGAGGTCTCGACCATCTGGTCCGGAAAGCAACAAGGTCAATGTTCCCTCATCTAGTTTTGACCCTGAAATTGACAGTTCTGATGTTGAGGATTCGTCAGACGATGATATGAGTGATGAGTATGACTCTGATGCAAGTGCAAAAAGTTTTAAGACCCGGAAAATGAACAAGTGGTTCAAAAGCTTTTTTGAAGAGATCAATTCCTTAACTGTGGAACAAGTAATTGAGCCGAATAAGCAATGGCATTGTCCAGCATGCAAAAACGGTCCTGGGGCAATTGACTGGTTCAAAGGGCTACAATCTTTGGTGACACATGCTAGTACAAAGGGCTCTAGAAGGGTTAAACTCCACAGAGAATTGGCAGCATTGCTAGAAGATGAGATGTCCGGCAGGGGAACTACAATGGTCCCATCTGGCGAGCAGTTTGGGAAATGGGCAGGGTTGAGAGGAGTCACTGATCGTGAGATAGTGTGGCCACCAATGGTTATTGTCATGAACACCTTATTGGAAAAAGATGATGCTGACAAG TGGATAGGCATGGGCAACCCAGAACTACTTGATTATTTCAGTGAATATGATCCAACCAAAGCACGCCATTCCTATGGTCCAGGTGGGCACCGTGGCATGAGTGTGCTAATATTTGAAAGCTCAGCTGTGGGTTATATGCATGCAGAACATCTGCACAAGCACTTCGTAAGTCAAAATACAGACAGGGATGCATGGCAGAAAAAAATGCCTCGATTCTTACCAGGTGGCAAAAGGCAATTATATGGTTTCTTAGCCAAAAAAGAAGATATGGAAGATTTCAATAAGCATTGCCAGG gaaagagTCGTCTAAAATATGATATGAGGTCTCATAATGAGATGGTAGTGCTACAAATGAAACAAATGAGCGAAGAAAATCAGCAGCTGCATTTGATGAAGAACAGGATGGTTAAGACAGAGCAATACAAAAAATCTGTAGAAGAATCGTTTTGTGATTTGGCCCAGAAATATCGAGAGATTATGGCAGAGAAAAAAGTCCTCATTGATAGAGTCGGAGAGAAGCACTCAGATCATGAGGAAGAG ATGCATTCGCAGGAGAAATTTTTCTTTGATCAGATAGAAAACATTCAGAAGGCCATGGAGGAGAAAGAAGCTGAATTTGATGAGTTACTGCAAGTGGAGAGTGCTAAATTTGAGAAGTTGCTGCAGGAGGAGCGTGCTGAATCTGAAAAGTTGCTTCAGGAGGAGCGTGCAAAGGCTAGACAATGTGATGTTGATTCTGGGACTAGCGAAAACTGCAGGCTAAG GAAGGAACAAGCACAGCGTTTCATAGATTGCCATGTCAAGGACGTGGAGGACTTCAAGGCTGAAAGAGATGAACTGATAAAAGCgcacgagaagaagaaggcggagCTCGAGAAGGAGCTCGATGCTGCTCTCACGGCTCTGATGGAGAAACACAAGCCAGACACCTTCCAGGCCTCCAACTCGTGA
- the LOC127338679 gene encoding acidic endochitinase-like → MASRCRSLTPFQLTATLFVALLATCHAGSIAVYWGQNDGEASLAETCASGNYEFVILAFLPKFGKGQRPQLDLGSHCDASSGGCKSQSKDIKSCQSGGVKVLLSIGGGDGSYGLSSPGDARQVAMYLWNNYLGGTSSSRPLGDAVLDGIDFDIELGGTKFWNNLASDLKKLGNNIDADKHVLLSAAPQCPFPDEWDGGAINTGLFDYVWVQFYNNPECQFNAGRQAFMDAWKRWESVPAGKIFLGLPASKDAAGTGFVPAGVLTSRVLPLIKGSPKYGGVMLWSKFYDDRTGYSSAIKSHV, encoded by the coding sequence ATGGCAAGCAGATGCAGATCCCTGACTCCCTTCCAGCTCACTGCCACCCTCTTCGTGGCGCTCCTCGCTACGTGCCATGCCGGCAGCATCGCCGTCTACTGGGGCCAGAACGACGGCGAGGCTTCGCTAGCCGAGACGTGCGCGTCCGGGAACTACGAGTTCGTCATCCTCGCTTTCCTCCCCAAGTTCGGCAAAGGCCAGAGGCCGCAGCTGGACCTCGGCAGCCACTGCGACGCATCGTCAGGTGGCTGTAAAAGCCAGAGCAAGGACATCAAGTCGTGCCAGAGCGGCGGCGTCAAGGTCCTGCTCTccatcggcggcggcgacggaagCTACGGACTATCGTCTCCCGGTGACGCGCGACAGGTCGCCATGTACCTCTGGAACAACTACCTGGGAGGCACCTCGTCGTCCCGCCCCCTCGGCGACGCCGTGCTCGACGGCATCGACTTCGACATCGAGCTCGGCGGCACCAAGTTCTGGAACAATCTCGCgagtgacctcaagaaattgggcaACAACATCGACGCCGACAAGCACGTGCTGCTAAGCGCGGCGCCGCAGTGCCCGTTCCCTGACGAGTGGGACGGTGGCGCGATCAACACGGGGCTGTTCGATTACGTGTGGGTGCAGTTCTATAACAATCCGGAGTGCCAGTTCAACGCGGGGCGCCAGGCATTCATGGACGCATGGAAGAGGTGGGAGTCGGTGCCGGCGGGGAAGATCTTCCTAGGACTGCCGGCCTCCAAGGACGCGGCGGGCACCGGATTCGTGCCCGCCGGCGTGCTCACGTCGCGCGTGCTGCCGCTTATCAAGGGCTCGCCCAAGTACGGCGGCGTCATGCTGTGGTCCAAGTTCTACGACGACCGCACGGGCTACAGCTCCGCCATCAAGAGCCACGTCTGA